One genomic segment of Burkholderiaceae bacterium includes these proteins:
- the yaiO gene encoding YaiO family outer membrane beta-barrel protein, protein MTRIPIAIRPWLGMVVLGVLVPVLPALAQADAGKPALADHAAPAPAAPPPPTTGRIEAGVGAAHLNGADGDWRDVYVRGYVRPAPGTTINAELASQGHFNQRGTLGAISILQDLSADWFVMAGVSSGSAEFQYRLRGDVGIYRKWGATRQWVTGLTLMRGLGGDHVHRDTMPSLTVAYYSTNGWVAEGGAMFNRSQPGSVRAARAYGALTVGQQGHHLWMTRIDHGREAYLPAGATVGGAPSSVAFTSTEVGTVWRQWLRRDFGYTVGLQYYRNPYYKRAGVTVEVFFDF, encoded by the coding sequence ATGACCCGCATCCCGATCGCGATCCGCCCATGGCTTGGCATGGTGGTGCTGGGCGTGCTGGTGCCGGTGTTGCCGGCGCTGGCTCAGGCCGACGCTGGAAAGCCGGCGCTGGCAGACCATGCCGCGCCAGCCCCGGCCGCGCCACCGCCGCCCACCACCGGAAGAATCGAGGCGGGCGTGGGTGCGGCGCACCTCAATGGCGCCGACGGCGACTGGCGCGACGTGTATGTCCGCGGCTATGTGCGCCCGGCACCCGGCACCACCATCAACGCCGAGCTTGCAAGCCAGGGGCATTTCAATCAGCGTGGCACGCTGGGCGCCATCTCGATCCTGCAGGACCTGTCCGCGGACTGGTTCGTGATGGCCGGCGTGAGCAGTGGCAGCGCAGAGTTTCAGTACCGCCTGCGAGGCGACGTCGGCATCTATCGCAAGTGGGGCGCCACGCGGCAGTGGGTCACGGGCCTGACGCTCATGCGGGGCCTGGGGGGCGATCACGTCCACCGCGACACGATGCCGAGCCTCACCGTGGCGTATTACTCGACGAACGGCTGGGTCGCCGAGGGCGGGGCGATGTTCAACCGATCGCAACCCGGTTCCGTCCGTGCGGCGCGCGCCTACGGGGCGCTGACGGTCGGCCAGCAAGGACACCACCTGTGGATGACGCGCATCGACCATGGCCGGGAGGCCTACCTTCCAGCGGGTGCCACCGTCGGGGGGGCTCCCAGCAGCGTCGCGTTCACGTCGACTGAAGTGGGCACGGTCTGGCGGCAATGGCTGCGCCGGGACTTTGGCTACACGGTGGGCCTGCAGTACTACCGCAATCCCTATTACAAGCGCGCCGGCGTGACCGTGGAGGTGTTCTTTGACTTCTGA
- a CDS encoding RNA-binding protein, with the protein MTTLREQQQYPDIATVRRCLGSACARFGRVRKLDVLLANHDGGRQAVCFLRMETMAQEQAVMDALGIRRFDGVLGIVLDLGGASGACAAAAAIEHARSGVA; encoded by the coding sequence ATGACCACCCTTCGCGAACAACAACAATATCCGGACATTGCCACCGTGCGGCGCTGCCTGGGCAGTGCGTGCGCACGCTTCGGGCGGGTCCGAAAGCTCGATGTCCTTCTGGCGAACCACGATGGGGGGCGCCAGGCCGTCTGCTTCCTGCGCATGGAAACCATGGCGCAGGAACAGGCCGTGATGGACGCCTTGGGCATCCGCCGCTTCGACGGGGTTCTTGGCATCGTGCTCGACCTGGGCGGCGCATCCGGCGCGTGCGCGGCCGCGGCAGCCATCGAACACGCCCGGAGTGGCGTGGCGTGA
- the phoB gene encoding phosphate regulon transcriptional regulator PhoB — protein sequence MKPSPRVLIVEDEAPIAELIAVNLRHNGFTPVWAEDAEAAQRELDAVLPDVVLLDWMLPGASGLQLARRWRADARTKSIPILMLTARGGEPDKVAGLDAGADDYVTKPFSTQELLARIRAVLRRRAPEQVADSVAVGGLQLDAATHRASYAGQPLKLGPTEFRLLHYLMKHAERVHSRAQLLDRIWGDHVFIEERTVDVHVKRLREALGEASAMLETVRGAGYRLTAAPSAHSGK from the coding sequence ATGAAACCTTCTCCCCGCGTCCTCATCGTCGAGGACGAAGCCCCCATTGCCGAGCTGATCGCCGTCAACCTGCGGCACAACGGCTTCACGCCCGTCTGGGCCGAGGACGCCGAGGCGGCGCAGCGCGAGCTGGACGCCGTGCTGCCCGACGTGGTGCTGCTCGACTGGATGCTGCCGGGCGCCAGCGGCCTGCAACTGGCGCGCCGGTGGCGTGCCGACGCCCGCACCAAGTCCATCCCCATCCTGATGCTGACCGCGCGCGGCGGCGAGCCCGACAAGGTGGCGGGGCTGGACGCCGGCGCCGACGACTACGTCACCAAGCCCTTTTCCACCCAGGAGCTGCTGGCGCGCATCCGCGCCGTGCTGCGCCGGCGTGCGCCCGAGCAGGTGGCCGACAGCGTGGCCGTCGGTGGCCTGCAGCTGGACGCCGCCACGCACCGCGCCAGCTACGCCGGCCAGCCGCTGAAGCTTGGGCCCACCGAGTTCAGGCTGCTGCACTACCTGATGAAGCACGCCGAGCGCGTGCACAGCCGCGCCCAGCTGCTCGACAGGATCTGGGGCGACCACGTGTTCATCGAGGAGCGCACGGTGGACGTGCACGTCAAGCGCCTGCGCGAGGCGCTGGGCGAGGCCAGCGCCATGCTGGAGACCGTGCGTGGTGCCGGCTACCGGCTGACGGCGGCGCCCTCGGCGCACAGCGGCAAGTAA
- the pstB gene encoding phosphate ABC transporter ATP-binding protein PstB has protein sequence MSVDSSMPPAKLAARDLNFYYGRFHALKGINLDIPEHKVTAFIGPSGCGKSTLLRTFNRMFELYPEQRAQGQVLLDGEDLLASRQDVALIRAKVGMVFQKPTPFPMSIHDNIAFGVKLFEDLSPTDMDERVEWALRKAALWDEVKDKLTQSGASLSGGQQQRLCIARGIAVQPEVLLLDEPCSALDPISTAKIEELIAELKSEYTVVIVTHNMQQAARCSDYTAYMYLGELMEFGATEQLFFKPQRKETEDYITGRFG, from the coding sequence ATGTCCGTCGATTCGTCCATGCCGCCCGCCAAGCTGGCGGCGCGCGACCTGAACTTCTACTACGGCAGGTTCCACGCCCTGAAGGGCATCAACCTGGACATTCCCGAGCACAAGGTCACCGCCTTCATCGGCCCCTCGGGCTGCGGCAAGTCGACGCTGCTGCGCACCTTCAACCGCATGTTCGAGCTGTATCCCGAGCAGCGTGCGCAGGGCCAGGTCCTGCTCGACGGCGAGGACCTGCTGGCCAGCCGCCAGGACGTGGCGCTGATCCGCGCCAAGGTGGGCATGGTGTTCCAGAAGCCCACGCCCTTTCCCATGTCGATCCACGACAACATCGCCTTCGGCGTGAAGCTGTTCGAGGACCTGAGTCCAACCGACATGGACGAGCGCGTGGAATGGGCGCTGCGCAAGGCTGCGCTGTGGGACGAGGTCAAGGACAAGCTCACGCAAAGCGGCGCCAGCCTGTCGGGCGGGCAGCAGCAGCGCCTGTGCATCGCGCGCGGCATCGCGGTGCAGCCCGAGGTGCTGCTGCTGGACGAGCCCTGCTCGGCGCTGGACCCCATCTCCACCGCCAAGATCGAGGAGCTGATCGCCGAGCTGAAAAGCGAGTACACCGTGGTCATCGTCACGCACAACATGCAGCAGGCCGCGCGCTGCAGCGACTACACGGCCTACATGTACCTGGGCGAGCTGATGGAGTTCGGCGCCACCGAGCAGCTGTTCTTCAAGCCGCAGCGCAAAGAGACGGAAGACTACATCACCGGGAGGTTTGGATGA
- the phoR gene encoding phosphate regulon sensor histidine kinase PhoR: MLLRLTTFLVSQVLGAALGGWRAGAWGALAGACVGTWLWLAWDAWRGARVLAWLRQGDAAAAPRLRGLWGEVADRARRLLRQGQQREAASQAQLRGILAALQASPNGVTLLDAQGRIEWCNRIAQEHFGLDAERDALQSIGNLVRDPAFSAYCAARDFSHDVVLPGRHSTDSHPVRVSAQLHPYGEGRLLLLSRDITALEQAEAMRRDFVANVSHEIRTPLTVLMGFVETLQTLPLPDDERQRYLGLMAQQATRMHHLVQDLLTLSRLEGSPLPDMHEWTDVALLLARCEQEARALSHALNEGAGRAAQRIVFPAAEVLRSAGQVAGSPQELHSALANLVNNAVRYTPAGGRIEVQWQPLVGGGARLVVADSGPGIAPEHLPRITERFYRVDRSRSRDTGGTGLGLAIVKHVLQRHGAQLQISSVLGCGSVFAVEFPAGGVRARPSEPAR, from the coding sequence ATGCTGCTGCGCCTGACCACGTTCCTGGTGTCCCAAGTCCTGGGCGCGGCCCTGGGCGGGTGGCGCGCCGGCGCCTGGGGCGCCCTGGCGGGTGCCTGCGTGGGCACGTGGCTGTGGCTGGCCTGGGACGCGTGGCGCGGCGCGCGCGTGCTGGCCTGGCTGCGCCAGGGCGATGCCGCGGCGGCTCCGCGCCTGCGCGGCCTGTGGGGCGAGGTGGCCGACCGGGCGCGGCGCCTGCTGCGCCAGGGCCAGCAGCGCGAGGCGGCCAGCCAGGCGCAGCTGCGCGGCATCTTGGCCGCGCTGCAGGCCTCGCCCAATGGTGTGACGCTGCTCGACGCGCAGGGCCGCATCGAGTGGTGCAACCGCATCGCGCAAGAGCACTTCGGCCTGGACGCCGAGCGCGACGCGCTGCAGTCCATCGGCAACCTGGTGCGCGACCCGGCCTTCAGCGCCTACTGCGCCGCGCGCGACTTCTCGCACGACGTGGTGCTGCCGGGGCGCCACAGCACCGACTCGCACCCGGTGCGCGTGTCGGCGCAGCTGCATCCCTATGGCGAGGGCCGGCTGCTGCTGCTGTCGCGCGACATCACCGCGCTGGAGCAGGCCGAGGCCATGCGCCGCGACTTCGTCGCCAACGTCTCGCACGAAATCCGCACGCCGCTCACCGTGCTGATGGGCTTTGTCGAGACGCTGCAAACCCTGCCGCTGCCCGACGACGAACGCCAGCGCTACCTGGGCCTGATGGCCCAGCAGGCCACGCGCATGCACCACCTGGTGCAGGACCTGCTGACCCTTTCGCGCCTGGAAGGCAGCCCGCTGCCCGACATGCACGAATGGACCGACGTGGCGCTGCTGCTGGCGCGCTGCGAGCAGGAAGCGCGCGCGCTGTCCCACGCCCTGAACGAGGGCGCGGGCCGTGCCGCGCAGCGGATCGTCTTTCCGGCCGCCGAGGTGCTGCGCTCGGCGGGCCAGGTGGCCGGCAGTCCGCAGGAGCTGCACAGCGCCCTGGCCAACCTTGTCAATAACGCCGTGCGCTACACGCCCGCCGGCGGGCGCATCGAGGTGCAGTGGCAGCCCCTGGTGGGCGGCGGCGCGCGCCTGGTCGTGGCTGACAGCGGGCCGGGCATCGCCCCCGAGCACCTGCCGCGCATCACCGAGCGCTTTTACCGCGTGGACCGCAGCCGCTCGCGCGACACCGGCGGCACCGGCCTGGGCCTGGCCATCGTCAAGCACGTGCTGCAGCGCCACGGCGCGCAGCTGCAGATCAGCAGCGTGCTGGGGTGCGGCTCGGTGTTTGCGGTCGAGTTCCCGGCGGGCGGCGTGCGTGCCCGGCCGAGCGAGCCGGCGCGCTGA
- the rpmB gene encoding 50S ribosomal protein L28: MARVCEVTGKKPMVGNNVSHANNKTKRRFLPNLQYRRFWVESENRWVRLRVSSAALRLIDKNGIESVLADMRARGQA, encoded by the coding sequence ATGGCACGCGTGTGCGAAGTCACGGGCAAGAAGCCCATGGTCGGAAACAACGTTTCCCACGCCAACAACAAAACCAAGCGTCGTTTCCTGCCCAACCTGCAGTACCGCCGCTTCTGGGTCGAGAGCGAGAACCGCTGGGTGCGCCTGCGCGTGTCCAGCGCCGCGCTGCGACTGATCGACAAGAATGGCATCGAGTCCGTGCTCGCCGACATGCGCGCACGCGGCCAAGCCTGA
- the rpmG gene encoding 50S ribosomal protein L33, which produces MATKGGREKIKLESTAGTGHFYTTSKNKKTMPEKMSIMKFDPKARKHVEYKEIKLK; this is translated from the coding sequence ATGGCCACCAAAGGCGGACGCGAAAAGATCAAGCTGGAATCCACGGCCGGCACCGGTCACTTCTACACCACCAGCAAGAACAAGAAGACCATGCCCGAGAAGATGTCGATCATGAAGTTCGACCCCAAGGCACGCAAGCACGTCGAGTACAAGGAAATCAAGCTGAAGTGA
- the phoU gene encoding phosphate signaling complex protein PhoU, with translation MTDKHLSTQFDSELNQVSARVMELGGLVESQIRQAIVALSEFSTEAAERVQFIENRVNQMEVEIDHELITIIARRQPTARDLRLLMAFSKATANLERMGDEAARMARMVRSIIESGAARALPSSDLRVAAELASGLLRKALDAFARLDTRAALAILKEDDLIDREFDGFVRKLITYMMEDARTISPSLDLLFLAKAIERIGDHSKNIAELIIYLVEGKDIRHQALESIESVVQ, from the coding sequence ATGACCGACAAACACCTTTCGACCCAGTTCGACAGCGAACTCAACCAGGTCTCGGCCCGCGTGATGGAGCTGGGCGGCCTGGTCGAATCGCAAATCCGCCAGGCCATCGTCGCGCTGTCGGAGTTCAGCACCGAGGCCGCCGAGCGCGTGCAGTTCATCGAGAACCGCGTCAACCAGATGGAAGTGGAGATCGACCACGAGCTCATCACCATCATCGCCCGGCGCCAGCCCACGGCGCGCGACCTGCGTTTGCTGATGGCCTTTTCCAAGGCCACCGCCAACCTGGAGCGCATGGGCGACGAGGCCGCCCGCATGGCGCGCATGGTCCGCTCCATCATCGAGAGCGGCGCGGCGCGCGCGCTGCCGTCGAGCGATTTGCGCGTGGCGGCCGAGCTGGCCTCGGGCCTGCTGCGCAAGGCGCTGGACGCGTTCGCGCGCCTGGACACCCGGGCCGCGCTGGCCATCCTGAAGGAGGACGACCTGATCGACCGTGAGTTCGACGGCTTCGTGCGCAAGCTCATCACCTACATGATGGAAGACGCGCGCACCATCTCGCCCAGCCTGGACCTGCTGTTCCTGGCCAAGGCCATCGAGCGCATCGGCGATCATTCCAAGAACATCGCCGAGCTCATCATCTACCTGGTCGAAGGCAAGGACATCCGGCATCAGGCGCTGGAAAGCATCGAATCCGTCGTCCAATGA
- a CDS encoding trigger factor, with product MAVNVETLEKLERKMTLTLPMDTIRSEVDARLRKLARTVKMDGFRPGKVPMSIVAQRYGYSVQYEVMNDKVGEAFFSAANEAELRVAGQPTITEKDGAPEGQMAFDAVFEVFPEVKIGDLATAEIERASAQVSDEAIDRTLEILRKQRRSFAQRAQGAPAEDGDRVTVDFAGKIDGEPFEGGKAEDFAFVIAEGQMLPEFETAVRGLKVGESKTFPLAFPADYHGKDVAGKTADFMVTVKKIEAAHLPEVNEQLAKSLGVEGGTVEGLRADIQKNLEREIKFRLNARNKQAVMDALLAKSELDVPKASVQAEVDRMVESARGDLKARGLKDKDIEKFPFPEDAFRPQAERRVRLGLVVAELVKTAKLQATPEQIKAQVEELAASYEKPAEVVRYYYADNRRLADVEAMVIENNVTEHVLGQAKVTDKALGFDELMGQQA from the coding sequence ATGGCCGTGAATGTCGAAACCCTGGAAAAACTCGAGCGCAAGATGACGCTCACCCTGCCGATGGACACCATCCGCAGCGAGGTGGATGCGCGTCTGCGCAAGCTGGCCCGCACCGTCAAGATGGACGGCTTTCGTCCCGGCAAGGTGCCGATGAGCATCGTGGCGCAGCGCTACGGCTATTCGGTGCAGTACGAGGTGATGAACGACAAGGTGGGCGAGGCGTTTTTCAGCGCCGCCAACGAGGCCGAGCTGCGCGTGGCGGGCCAGCCCACCATCACCGAGAAGGACGGCGCGCCCGAGGGGCAGATGGCGTTCGACGCGGTGTTCGAGGTGTTTCCCGAGGTGAAGATCGGCGACCTGGCCACGGCCGAGATCGAGCGCGCCAGCGCCCAGGTGAGCGACGAGGCGATCGACCGCACGCTGGAGATTTTGCGCAAGCAGCGCCGCAGCTTCGCCCAGCGCGCGCAAGGCGCGCCGGCCGAGGACGGCGACCGCGTGACGGTGGACTTTGCCGGCAAGATCGACGGCGAGCCGTTCGAGGGCGGCAAGGCCGAGGACTTTGCCTTCGTCATCGCCGAGGGCCAGATGCTGCCCGAGTTCGAGACCGCCGTGCGCGGCCTGAAGGTGGGCGAGAGCAAGACCTTCCCGCTGGCCTTTCCGGCCGACTACCACGGCAAGGACGTGGCGGGCAAGACGGCCGACTTCATGGTCACGGTCAAGAAGATCGAGGCCGCGCACCTGCCCGAGGTCAACGAGCAGCTGGCCAAGTCGCTGGGCGTGGAGGGCGGCACCGTCGAGGGTCTGCGCGCCGACATCCAGAAGAACCTGGAGCGCGAGATCAAGTTCCGCCTGAACGCGCGCAACAAGCAGGCCGTGATGGATGCGCTGCTGGCCAAGTCCGAGCTGGACGTGCCCAAGGCCAGCGTGCAGGCCGAGGTGGACCGCATGGTCGAAAGCGCGCGGGGCGACCTGAAGGCGCGCGGCCTGAAGGACAAGGACATCGAGAAGTTCCCCTTCCCCGAGGACGCCTTCCGCCCGCAGGCCGAGCGCCGCGTGCGCCTGGGCCTGGTGGTGGCCGAGCTGGTCAAGACGGCCAAGCTGCAGGCCACGCCCGAGCAGATCAAGGCCCAGGTCGAGGAGCTGGCCGCCAGCTACGAGAAGCCCGCCGAGGTGGTGCGCTACTACTACGCCGACAACCGCCGCCTGGCCGACGTGGAGGCGATGGTGATCGAGAACAACGTGACCGAGCACGTGCTGGGCCAGGCCAAGGTGACCGACAAGGCGCTGGGCTTCGACGAGCTGATGGGTCAGCAGGCTTGA
- a CDS encoding glycosyltransferase family 2 protein → MPALKNLMRTFARYATTAAVANLCPSTMRHGSVETMQPATGWLPMLLMALLVLIAILLGLYTARHYLFTLNRLFARQRSLYADIEASQWPRLTVFIAAHNEEAVVGDCIASLLAADYPRDRLVIMPVNDRSTDGTRAIIERCCDANPGRLRPFHRESGPPGKAAALKDATDIVIRENLADVILIFDADYLPGRKLLKELVVPFLDPEIGAVMGRVVPQNAGVNLLTRLLDLERSGGYQVDQQARFNLGAVAQYGGTVGGVRLSALDDVGGWHDGVLAEDTDLTYRLLMCGWRVAYLAHAECYEEVPQSWPVRFRQIGRWAKGHNQALARYAGGVAGSRAMNPMAHWDGLALLGVYAMAPVMLLGWMLSIIVVLTAGLSSGQLVPIGLLAFMGLAACSCLGNFAAFFEVAAAVHLDGNRARIRLLPLLFASFLVSMVSLSKAAIDGLVLDRLLRRQFTWDKTVRYRPIGQDAAQRLNHGT, encoded by the coding sequence ATGCCTGCGCTTAAGAACCTGATGCGCACGTTCGCGCGGTACGCCACCACGGCTGCGGTGGCGAACCTGTGTCCATCCACCATGCGGCATGGTTCGGTCGAGACGATGCAGCCTGCGACGGGCTGGCTGCCCATGCTGTTGATGGCGCTGCTGGTGCTGATTGCCATCCTCCTGGGGCTCTATACGGCGAGGCACTACCTGTTCACGCTCAATCGCCTGTTCGCGCGCCAGCGCTCGCTCTATGCCGACATCGAGGCCTCCCAGTGGCCGCGCTTGACCGTTTTCATCGCCGCGCACAACGAGGAGGCCGTGGTGGGTGACTGCATCGCCAGCCTGCTCGCGGCCGACTATCCACGCGATCGTCTGGTCATCATGCCCGTCAACGATCGCTCGACGGATGGCACGCGCGCCATCATCGAGCGCTGCTGCGACGCGAATCCGGGGCGCCTGCGGCCTTTCCATCGGGAGTCCGGTCCGCCGGGCAAAGCCGCCGCGCTGAAGGATGCGACGGACATCGTGATCCGGGAGAACCTGGCCGATGTCATCCTGATCTTTGATGCCGACTATCTTCCGGGGCGGAAACTGCTCAAGGAACTGGTGGTGCCGTTTCTCGACCCCGAGATCGGCGCCGTGATGGGCCGTGTCGTGCCCCAGAACGCCGGCGTCAACCTGCTGACGCGCCTGCTCGACCTGGAGCGCTCGGGTGGCTATCAGGTGGACCAGCAGGCCCGGTTCAACCTGGGCGCGGTGGCGCAGTATGGCGGCACCGTGGGCGGCGTGCGCCTGAGTGCGCTGGACGATGTGGGAGGCTGGCACGACGGCGTGCTGGCCGAGGACACCGATCTGACCTATCGCCTGCTCATGTGCGGCTGGCGCGTGGCCTACCTGGCGCATGCGGAATGCTATGAAGAGGTGCCGCAAAGCTGGCCGGTGCGCTTTCGCCAGATCGGGCGTTGGGCCAAGGGCCACAACCAGGCCCTGGCCCGTTACGCCGGCGGGGTGGCGGGCAGCCGGGCCATGAACCCGATGGCGCACTGGGACGGGCTGGCGCTGCTGGGGGTCTACGCCATGGCACCCGTGATGCTGCTGGGTTGGATGCTGTCCATCATCGTCGTGCTGACGGCAGGTTTGAGTTCCGGCCAGTTGGTGCCGATCGGCCTGCTGGCGTTCATGGGGCTGGCCGCCTGCAGTTGCCTGGGTAACTTTGCGGCTTTCTTCGAGGTCGCGGCGGCGGTCCACCTCGACGGCAACCGGGCCCGGATCCGGTTGCTGCCCCTGCTGTTCGCGAGCTTCCTGGTCAGCATGGTTTCCCTGTCCAAGGCGGCCATCGATGGCCTGGTGCTGGACCGGCTCCTGCGGCGCCAGTTCACGTGGGACAAGACGGTCCGCTATCGCCCGATCGGCCAGGACGCCGCCCAGAGGTTGAACCATGGAACCTGA
- the pstA gene encoding phosphate ABC transporter permease PstA, producing the protein MTTAPQAAQARQARYAARQRVNRVALALSLAAMAFGVFWLVWILWETLRLGLGGMSLALLTEMTPPPNEAGGLANAIFGSLVMVAMATFIGTPIGVMAGVYLAEYDPRGWLAGITRFVNDILLSAPSIVIGLFVYAVVVARLKSFSAWAGIAALALIVIPVVIRTTENMLALVPASLREAAYALGAPKWRVVTRITLRAARAGVITGVLLAVARIAGETAPLLFTALNNQFWNGDLSKPMASLPVTIFKFAMSPYENWQQLAWAAVFLITLAVLGLNILARLLTRPQ; encoded by the coding sequence ATGACGACGGCCCCGCAAGCGGCGCAGGCGCGCCAGGCGCGCTACGCCGCCCGCCAGCGCGTCAACCGGGTGGCGCTGGCGCTGTCGCTGGCCGCCATGGCCTTCGGCGTGTTCTGGCTGGTGTGGATCCTGTGGGAGACGCTGCGGCTGGGGCTGGGCGGCATGTCGCTGGCCCTGTTGACCGAGATGACGCCGCCGCCCAACGAGGCGGGCGGCCTGGCCAACGCCATCTTCGGCTCGCTGGTGATGGTGGCCATGGCCACCTTCATCGGCACGCCGATCGGCGTGATGGCCGGCGTCTACCTGGCCGAGTACGACCCGCGCGGCTGGCTGGCGGGCATCACGCGCTTCGTCAACGACATCCTGCTGTCGGCGCCTTCCATCGTCATCGGCTTGTTCGTCTACGCGGTGGTGGTGGCGCGCTTGAAGAGCTTCTCGGCCTGGGCCGGCATCGCGGCGCTGGCGCTGATCGTGATTCCGGTGGTCATCCGCACCACCGAGAACATGCTGGCCCTGGTGCCGGCCAGCCTGCGCGAGGCGGCCTATGCCCTGGGCGCCCCCAAGTGGCGCGTCGTCACGCGGATCACGCTGCGCGCGGCGCGCGCCGGCGTCATCACCGGCGTGCTGCTGGCGGTGGCGCGCATCGCCGGCGAGACCGCGCCGCTGCTGTTCACCGCGCTGAACAACCAGTTCTGGAACGGGGACCTCTCCAAGCCCATGGCCAGCCTGCCGGTGACCATCTTCAAGTTCGCCATGAGCCCCTACGAGAACTGGCAGCAGCTGGCCTGGGCGGCGGTGTTTCTGATCACGCTGGCGGTGCTCGGCCTCAACATCCTGGCTCGTCTGCTGACGCGCCCCCAATAA
- the clpP gene encoding ATP-dependent Clp endopeptidase proteolytic subunit ClpP, with product MSALATPQNLGLIPMVIEQSGRGERSFDIYSRLLKERVIFLVGEVNDQTANLVVAQLLFLESENPDKDISFYINSPGGSVTAGMSIYDTMQFIKPDVSTMCLGFAASMGAFLLAAGAKGKRYSLPNSKIMIHQVLGGAQGQATDIEIQARDILRTKEQMNRILAERTGQPYEKVVHDTERDYYMTADESKDYGIIDQVLAQRP from the coding sequence ATGAGCGCACTTGCCACCCCCCAGAACCTCGGGCTGATCCCGATGGTGATCGAGCAGTCCGGCCGCGGCGAGCGGTCGTTCGACATCTACTCGCGCCTGCTCAAGGAGCGCGTGATCTTTCTGGTGGGCGAGGTCAACGACCAGACCGCCAACCTGGTGGTGGCGCAGCTGCTGTTCCTGGAAAGCGAGAACCCCGACAAGGACATTTCGTTCTACATCAACTCGCCCGGCGGCAGCGTGACGGCCGGCATGTCGATCTACGACACCATGCAGTTCATCAAGCCCGACGTGTCCACCATGTGCCTGGGCTTTGCCGCCAGCATGGGCGCCTTTTTGCTGGCCGCCGGCGCCAAGGGCAAGCGCTATTCGCTGCCCAACAGCAAGATCATGATCCACCAGGTGCTGGGCGGCGCGCAGGGCCAGGCCACCGACATCGAGATCCAGGCGCGCGACATCCTGCGCACCAAGGAGCAGATGAACCGCATCCTGGCCGAGCGCACCGGCCAGCCCTACGAGAAGGTGGTGCACGACACCGAGCGCGACTACTACATGACCGCCGACGAGAGCAAGGACTACGGCATCATCGACCAGGTGCTGGCCCAGCGTCCGTGA